The following coding sequences lie in one Vigna radiata var. radiata cultivar VC1973A unplaced genomic scaffold, Vradiata_ver6 scaffold_73, whole genome shotgun sequence genomic window:
- the LOC106779872 gene encoding uncharacterized protein LOC106779872: MERYKVWLVAKGYIQQEGIDFLDTFSPVAKLTFVRILRVVVATRNWFLHQLDVDNAFLHGDLKDDVYMEVPLGLDTNIKGQKTPTDFTALLVYVDDIVLAGNSIDEITHIKDLLHRQFQIKDLEELKYFLGFEVARSKKGIHLHKRKYALDILEETGMMGSKPCSTPFLSNTHSLYKMEKYMENPSAYRRLIGKLFYLTNTRPDLCFTVNLISQFMQESTDYHYQALQHILRYVKSSPSEGLFFAANSDIQIKGFNDSNWATCPNTRRSTTGYCVFLGSSLWLHYLLEDLQIQPTTVVLYYDNNSAKHITHNQSFHERTKHIDLDFHVVREKIQAKFLYLLPIRSEEQLTDVITKFPHRTRFKSIVPKLGLVNTHHPA; the protein is encoded by the exons ATGGAAAGGTATAAAGTCTGGCTGGTAGCCAAGGGCTACATCCAACAAGAAGGAATAGACTTCTTGGATACTTTTTCACCTGTTGCAAAACTCACTTTTGTCAGAATTTTACGTGTTGTTGTTGCAACAAGAAACTGGTTTTTACATCAGCTTGATGTAGACAATGCTTTCTTACATGGAGATTTAAAGGATGATGTTTACATGGAAGTTCCCCTTGGATTGGACACTAACATCAAGGGACAA AAAACTCCTACAGATTTTACAGCTTTGCTcgtatatgtggatgacattgtcCTAGCAGGGAATTCTATCGATGAGATCACTCACATAAAGGACCTCTTGCATCGTCAATTTCAAATAAAGGATCTGGAAGAACTCAAGTATTTCCTAGGATTTGAAGTTGCTAGATCTAAGAAAGGAATACATCTCCATAAAAGGAAATATGCCCTGGACATCCTTGAAGAAACAGGAATGATGGGAAGTAAACCGTGCTCTACACCTTTTTTGAGCAACACACATTCCTTATATAAAATGGAGAAGTATATGGAAAATCCTAGTGCTTATCGTAGATTAATAGGAAAACTTTTCTATTTAACTAACACTAGACCTGATTTGTGTTTTACTGTTAACCTAATAAGTCAGTTTATGCAGGAGTCTACTGATTATCACTATCAAGCCTTGCAGCATATTTTGAGATATGTTAAATCCAGCCCTTCAGAAGGACTTTTCTTTGCAGCTAATTCTGACATACAAATTAAGGGATTCAATGATTCAAATTGGGCCACTTGCCCTAACACAAGGAGGTCAACCACTGGTTACTGTGTTTTTCTAGGATCCTCATTG TGGCTTCACTACCTACTTGAAGACCTTCAAATTCAGCCCACTACTGTTGTCCTTTACTATGACAACAATTCCGCCAAGCACATCACCCATAATCAAAGTTTCCATGAGCGCACCAAACATATTGATCTAGACTTCCACGTGGTTCGTGAGAAGATCCAAGCCAAATTTTTATACCTTCTTCCCATTCGATCAGAAGAGCAGCTCACTGACGTGATCACCAAATTTCCTCATCGAACTCGTTTTAAATCTATTGTTCCCAAGCTTGGATTAGTGAATACCCaccatccagcttga
- the LOC106779906 gene encoding uncharacterized protein LOC106779906, translated as MSLQNQPQQPVQVYPTNQPPSSHHSNGSFGAVFIVLAIILVISVVACVLGRLCNKRYNSHSSSNSSQRPPKQHRPQIHDLRPRDEGDIEFGVDKRMPPPIIRTKVQGQGHDGHGHHGHHGHGASTGPHRHVNDNMKEFEMRAGHGEELRAGA; from the coding sequence ATGTCTCTTCAAAATCAGCCACAGCAACCAGTCCAAGTTTACCCAACAAATCAGCCACCTTCATCTCACCACTCAAATGGGTCTTTTGGAGCAGTTTTCATTGTCCTTGCCATAATACTAGTAATTTCTGTCGTTGCTTGCGTTCTTGGTCGCCTTTGCAACAAGCGCTACAATAGCCATAGTAGCAGCAACAGCAGCCAGAGACCCCCTAAGCAGCATAGGCCACAGATCCATGATTTGCGTCCACGAGATGAAGGTGATATCGAATTTGGGGTTGATAAAAGAATGCCACCACCAATTATAAGGACGAAAGTGCAAGGGCAAGGTCATGATGGTCATGGTCATCATGGTCATCATGGTCATGGAGCAAGCACAGGACCCCATCGGCATGTTAATGATAACatgaaagaatttgaaatgagaGCTGGCCATGGAGAAGAGCTTAGAGCAGGTGCATGA
- the LOC106779873 gene encoding transcription factor bHLH90: MVHVRKTYAKLHSLVKMRGLGVVEWLRPLVETNVWDYVVVWKYGDDPTRFIEWVGCCCRGSCSVKIGVESKEEKGEECHLSPICRDNYLQHHVRTKACEALAQLPFALSLYSGVHGEVAISQQSRWLTKDSIGTQVLIPIVGGLIELFTEKLIPMDMNIIEFITAHGCVSLKQEAISAQSYTSLNIIEHLPLREQYSHWWLPHMSATLTPSVHQPATKQCTSHPSIEGPPSGSNPSTEEPSFDSKFVGLIPDEYLKQSTKMSPIPKTKMPKYSKTSGKQQIGLSSHCSDEEEDKSKLVKEPQKERYQAKNLVTERNRRNKIKKGLFTLRSLVPKITKMDRAAILADAVDYIKELQAQVKELKDEATALEVQNCKNTPKSRKTADKEQERTRSNTLNQSSSDCTKKMQMEVQAEVHYIGKKDFLIKLYCEHKQGRFSKLIESIHSIGLQVASANMTTFDDKVLNILTVKATKKDIHPTKLKEYLIQMTSDDRQSR, from the exons ATGGTCCATGTAAGGAAAACATATGCAAAGTTGCATTCTTTGGTGAAAATGAGAGGTCTGGGTGTAGTAGAGTGGCTTAGACCCCTTGTGGAGACCAATGTTTGGGATTATGTAGTTGTTTGGAAATATGGGGATGACCCAACTAG GTTTATTGAATGGGTTGGTTGCTGTTGTAGAGGGAGTTGCAGTGTGAAGATTGGTGTGGAGTCCAAAGAGGAAAAGGGTGAAGAATGCCACTTATCTCCCATTTGCAGGGATAATTATCTTCAGCATCATGTTAGAACAAAGGCTTGTGAGGCTCTTGCTCAGCTTCCTTTTGCATTGTCTCTCTATTCTgg TGTGCATGGAGAAGTTGCCATATCACAACAATCAAGATGGCTTACCAAG GATTCAATTGGAACCCAAGTTTTGATCCCTATTGTTGGTGGTCTTATTGAGCTCTTCACTGAGAAACTG ATTCCAATGGATATGAATATCATAGAGTTCATAACAGCACATGGCTGTGTCTCTTTGAAGCAAGAGGCCATATCTGCACAGAGCTACACCAGTCTGAATATCATTGAACATCTGCCATTAAGGGAACAGTACTCACATTGGTGGCTACCACACATGTCAGCAACTTTAACTCCGAGTGTCCATCAGCCTGCAACAAAACAGTGCACCTCTCATCCTAGCATTGAAGGACCCCCAAGCGGCTCTAATCCTTCAACTGAAGAACCATCATTTGATTCAAAATTTGTTGGTTTGATTCCAGATGAATATCTTAAACAATCAACTAAAATGTCTCCCATCCCCAAAACTAAAATGCCCAAGTACAGTAAAACTTCAGGGAAGCAGCAGATAGGTTTGAGTTCTCATTGCAGCGATGAGGAAGAAGATAAATCAAAACTGGTCAAGGAGCCTCAGAAGGAAAGGTACCAAGCTAAAAATCTTGTCACTGAGAGAAATAGGAGGAACAAGATTAAAAAAGGGCTTTTTACTCTGCGGTCTCTAGTCCCAAAGATAACCAAG ATGGATAGAGCTGCAATTCTTGCAGATGCTGTTGACTATATAAAGGAATTACAAGCACAAGTGAAAGAACTCAAAGATGAAGCCACTGCTTTGGAAGTTCAGAACTGTAAGAACACACCAAAATCGAGGAAGACAGCTGACAAAGAACAAGAACGAACCAGAAGTAACACTCTTAATCAAAGTTCTTCTGATTGCACTAAAAAGATGCAGATGGAA GTACAAGCAGAAGTGCACTACATTGGCAAGAAagatttcttaattaaattatactgtGAGCATAAGCAAGGTAGATTCTCAAAGTTGATAGAATCTATACACTCAATTGGGCTTCAGGTGGCTAGTGCCAATATGACGACATTTGATGATAAAGTCCTTAACATTCTGACGGTTAAG